The DNA segment TGGTGGTCTCAAAATACCGGTTACTCACCACATAACAGAGATGAAGCGGACTAATCATCATTCCCAGATGCCCGCAGGCGTAAGCGAGCACCACATACGGTCGCATGGAGGGATGATCCGGCATGGATTCGACCAGACTGATGACCAGCGGAAAACTCACCCCGACAAACCCGAAGGCCACACCGGTCAGCAAGCCGGCAATAAATGGCAGCAGGATCACCACCAGGGTCACGGGGACATGCATCACGCCCAGTTCAGAACTGATCGCAGCGGCTGCATTCACTTCCTTGAGCATGTTCTGGTAGACCATCACACTCAACACCAGCCCGAGCAAGGGAATGGATTCCTTGTTCCAGGTCAACCGCCACAACTGTTTGAATGGAAATGGCCTGGCCCACAAGGTGAACACCAGACTGACCGCCAGTCCCAGCAGAAGCGGAGCAAACTTCTGCATAAAAGACAACCCGCCCGGGCTGAACCCGCCCGGACCCAAATGGGCCGCCAGGAATTTCATCATGATCGCGCCCAGCGCCCAGACGATCAAGATGACCCCTATGGGCGCCACGGACACCAGGATCGTGCGTTTGAGTCCGGGTGGCGGAGGAGGCGCCATTGGCAAAAGCAACGCCGGCATCGACCGGTACATCCACACCCCGCCCAAAACCATAAAGACACCCAGTGGAATCTGAAACATGGCAAAGGTGAGAAGATCGCTGTTGGTCAGGCTCATGGCCAGGATGACCCCGGGATACAACGGCCACCAGTGCTCCCATATGTGACGCCACCAGTAGTTGATGGACGACAGCACATGGCCGCCCAGTTCACTCCCATGGGCCGCCTGGCGCACCATGGGAGCGGAGAAGATCGCCCCCCCCGGCATGGGCAGGAGGCCGATGAGTGCGGGTAAAACCGCCAGGGTGATGGCGGGTCTTCGCACATACGCCTGAATCGAGGTCACCATGCGCTGCATACGCCCCGTCTGACGCATGGCATCCGACAGCGTCAGGAGCAGCACCATGGTGATGAGCAGCCCGATGGAGGTTGACTGAGTGACGCCCACCCAGGCCACGCGGACAAGCCCCTTCGCATCCTCGCCGAAGAACAGCCCCAGCGAGATCGCCCCGCAAAAAATGGCGAACCAGAGGGGTACTTTCAACCGGACAAGGGCCAAAATGATCCCGAACGACACGAGTGTGAGGCCCAACGCCGGCATTCAAATCTCCCTGTTATTTCTGAACAACGGCTTCAAACTTGATCACACAGGGATG comes from the bacterium genome and includes:
- a CDS encoding DUF401 family protein, producing the protein MPALGLTLVSFGIILALVRLKVPLWFAIFCGAISLGLFFGEDAKGLVRVAWVGVTQSTSIGLLITMVLLLTLSDAMRQTGRMQRMVTSIQAYVRRPAITLAVLPALIGLLPMPGGAIFSAPMVRQAAHGSELGGHVLSSINYWWRHIWEHWWPLYPGVILAMSLTNSDLLTFAMFQIPLGVFMVLGGVWMYRSMPALLLPMAPPPPPGLKRTILVSVAPIGVILIVWALGAIMMKFLAAHLGPGGFSPGGLSFMQKFAPLLLGLAVSLVFTLWARPFPFKQLWRLTWNKESIPLLGLVLSVMVYQNMLKEVNAAAAISSELGVMHVPVTLVVILLPFIAGLLTGVAFGFVGVSFPLVISLVESMPDHPSMRPYVVLAYACGHLGMMISPLHLCYVVSNRYFETTIGATFRYLVRPCLLMAGSAAAYFLLLKWAL